Below is a genomic region from Rosa chinensis cultivar Old Blush chromosome 5, RchiOBHm-V2, whole genome shotgun sequence.
ttcatcctttttctcaaacagtaatcctttacctggcgccatcttcaaatacctcaaaatctgaaaaactgcatccatatgttcttcactaggacaatgcataaactgactgacaacactcacagcataagcaatatcaggtctagtatgtgaaagataaatcaaccttcctacaagacgttgataccttcctttatcagttggaatttgatcaggataaatggcaagtctgtgattcatctcaatgggtgtctcaattggactgcagtccagcatccccgtttcagtaagtaagtcaagaacatacttcctttgtgacagtgaaattcccttcttagacctcgcaacttcaatacccagaaaatacttcagttgccccagatccttcatttcaaactcctttgacagatacttttgtaactcattcatctctttcggatcatcccctgtaacaatcatgtcatcaacatacacaataagagctgtaatcttaccattcttgcgcttgataaacaaggtatggtcagaattgctctgattgtacccaaaggctctcatggactttgaaaatctcccaaaccaggctcttggagattgcttcaggccatacaaagacttcttcaatttacacaccttgccaacttcacttgggtaattcttaacacctgggggcacatccatgtacacttcttcttccaaattcccattaagaaacgcattcttcacattaaactggtgtaagggccaatctttgtttgctgcaagtgagattagaatccgaacaatattgatctttgccacaggtgcaaaagtctcctcataatcaatcccataacgttgtgtgtatcctttggcaaccaacctcgccttgtatctattaatagttccatctgcattaagcttcacagtaaatacccaacgacaccctacaatcttctttccaaccggcataggtactagttcccatgttgcattcttttgaagagcttccaattcttcattcatcgcctttgtccattttggatccgttaatgcatcctgcacgttactaggaatagatacagtagataattgatcaataacaagtgcatgtgacccagaaatcctatggttagacataaaattagctatagggtatttagctttggctttgatatctggttcatattgtttcttaggaattcccttggtaaccctttgtgattttcTAGGTttgacactttctaacccagaagattcattaaagtttaggggtacctgaggcggatcattctgaccgggatcttcagttggtgatgtagaagggggaatatcttgtgtgtgagcttcagatacgtcttgattttgattcaaactatccagaaaagtcgtctcttctgtctcggaattcacaacactctgttcggcagttacattttctgtttcggaattcacaacactctgttcggcagtcgcattttctgtttcggaattcgcaacacttctttcggcagtcgcattgtctatttcggaattcacaatgctctgttcggcaactgcattttctgtttccaaattttttctaccctcaaatgtatcctccaaattttccaagtcttcaaagacatcaaaatcaataatagaacgaggattcccttcacaacctctctccccctgaagggaagactgagaagctccccctgagtaataaggctcggattcacgaaaagcaacatcaagagagacatgtaaagtgccagtaaggggatcataacatcgataacccttctggaagtcagcataaccaacaaagatacacttacagGCACTGGGATCAAGCTtgttgcgttgaggcttgggaatatgaacataggctgtgcacccaaacacccggggctccaaattaggcatagaagggatggtcaaaaatgtatgaagcttctgataaggattctgaaactcaatcacccgtgaaggagtacggttgataagatatgctgcagattttactgcttctccccaataggaccgaggtacattcatgccaaataaggaagcacgaacaacttccatcaactgcctgttcttccgttctgctaacccattctgttgaggagtataagaattggaggtttgatgacgaattccatgtgactgacaaaactcaatcatagggccattcacaaactctccaccattgtcagactgaaacactcggatggattgttgatactgagttgccaccattttgtgaaattcgataaacattccaaatacatcactcttattcttcagaaatgacacccatgtcatgcaagtgcaatcatcaataaacgttacaaaataccgagctccagaaagagaaggaatctttgcaggaccccagacatcagagtgaattttcataaaaggaacaggacttttatgaagacttggtgaatatgaaatacggtggctctaggccagttcacaaatgtcacaatggaaatccaaatcactgacaaccgaaaacaaatgaggttgcagcttcttaagataactaaaagatagatgacctaaacggcgatgccataaccatactgctttctttgcattctctaccccattaatctgattagcttgccccaaaagatgcttctggttttctccagtctctgtcagatccaggtagtataatttttcccttctaacaccataaccaagaatccgccgagtcagaatgtcttgaaacacacagaaagatggatagaaggtcacaatacatgcaagtgctaaaataatctgaccaacagataggagattataagctagtgagggaacaactaggacagattcaagggttaaggtatcagatacaacaatagaaccttctccggtgactggagttggagtaccatcagtagtagagacaatattttgagaggaacgtctaaggtttttcacaagactagggtcattggtcatatgatcagatgcacctgtatcaattatccatgtattattcaaagtagccttacccttcatacctgactgcgctacattagcggaggcattgtcgagatgctcttcctctgtagtagcaatagccgccttacccggattctttcgcggtttcctggtgaagtcccaccaatcagggtagccaatcacttcatagcaccgctccttggtatgacctacttccccacagacaacacattttttgtttgcatatgggtttggtttgtcatgaggacggtgtggagaaggacctgagaagcctggaggaggacctggtcggcgttgaactgccattgaggaatttggggtttgtttgtttttttttttttcaggtttggtttttctagggtttcaaaaattcagggatggcttgattttaatggtggtggtacgcagcggtttgtggtgtgctttgggattcaggattcaggattcaggattcaggatttaggattcaaaggatgcaggcaagttcaaaggattgaacctgctctgataccaagtagaaaagaatactttgattttagggttttcaataataatactattcatcccacaaaggggtatatatacaaggacaagaggagtagtctaaccctaataggaaacaatcattcctataattacatgataacctaaataaataagaatcataattacataagatttacagctattctacatAATGTCACAAAAGTGACCACTATTCCTAGCGAACAGCAGTCGAAAACCTAATTAAAAACCTAATCTCAACTACTCAGAAAAttacgaaaatttacagagatatACTAGACACACAGAGAGTCTAGCACACAAAATTTGGTATTATTCGGAATTGATTTACTATTTTAAACAAATACGAAAATATAGAGTACAGAagctgaaaataacaaaaactggTTTTAAGatggtttgaaaacaatatgatgaagatagttagggaagatgcatccacccccggacaatcacacacaagataATTTTTTCAATCCTAATCCAATTAATCTAGATGAAGATGCTCAggttggctcggtacgcttgaacaaAACCTATTACCAGTTCTTACTtcgtacgctaggcaggaagtgctctacacctagactattcccaagcaatgcaacctaaaggcacaattatattatattaaaCATGTAGAGGTCATTAAGGTTTGAAAGAATTTGAGACATCACTAGGCACGCAATAAACTtagccttgctaaacctagagCTTAGTTTACTTGATAGTGAAAACTAACAATTGCTTCTCTAGAAGGTTTGAAGAGTCCAACTATTGAcacaggcatcaaacaatcaaagcggTAGAATCCTAACATGCATACTAAGCGTGCACTCAAAGCATACAAGCAAGCATTCATCAATGAAAAAGTAGTAAACAAAAGTCTCatcttgaattaaaagaaaataaaatcaaaggtcaaatcatcttgtagttcatgtctaggggcttcaagaagccccctaactaataaaaactaattaaacatggaagaaataaaacaaactaaagaaggggaggaaaagaacgagagagagagctgctgcatattgatctccttttatatgcttaaagattgccttcatctttcttgttgtgtaggaaatccaaaacctaaaagaattagggttcacgtgcttaggtggagttttcctattggctcttgaacttgatgacttattccaaccattcaTATTGTGCCTTTTGTCCATATTAATCTGAAATATGAAGCTAAAACTCGTCCTCAggcttcttggtgtgatttgggccttAAAACATAAATTCTCGTCCAACCTCATattcacgcgcagcctgaccttcttgtacaaaatcggccataacttcctctagaaaaatgatattgatgagccgtaaaaagatCTGGAACCTAGACATCCGAGGCTTTCCATTAATATAAAGATAATCCTCTAGATCGTTGTGAGCTAGTGTCAGTGATCTGTCGAATTTAACTGATCTGGACCGGCAGATTTACCAATTTTGCacttcaatccctcttttgcttcttttcttcttctttgctccaagatacctataaaaaaaataaacaacataaattaatagaaaatacactaaactaacaaagaaagtatagagataacgctattaatatcgcataattatgctcaCATCAGCCTTGCCGCCCAAACCCCCTcagagtctctctctctctggagcTTGCATGCTCAGCTCGAATCTGGCTTCAATGGAGGTCTATAAGGTAAGCCCTTACTCTTCTTTCGCTACCTTCGTTTATGTTCGTTCGGTTTTTAGAAATTGCAAGAGGAACATGTTAGCATGAGGTGGTCTATGCTCTCAAGAGGAAGGGCCGAACCCTTTATGGTTTCGGTGGTTAGATTTGGATCAATCTCTTTAGTTGGTTTGTTTGTCAAATTGTTGTTTCATGAATGCATACAAATTGAATGTGtaggattaatctatgtctTTTCTTGCTCTTGAGCAATTTCTTGGCTATGGGAGTTTTGGTGGGTTATGAACTCACGCACATGAGGTGTTTGATGAAAGTCCTCAATGCGGTTGTTGTTATACAAAACCTTTTTGTTTTGGCATGTTGATTACTATTACTAATTGCTACTGGTTTGGTAATCCTACTGTGGGAATAATGCGATTTTCtatgttttcaatttcatttatgGGTTGACAGATCTAATTGCTACTGCTCCTACTCCTGTTCATGCTACTGTAAATGAAGCTGCTACTGAACCACGGAAAAGTTCAgcgataaagaagaagaagaagtttgaCGAAGAGCTCTGAGATTCTCCCATggaaagagatttttttttctttgagaagtaacataaagggattagaagtcaaaagaagtagttaagggtaaaaaagtaaattaactcatgacaggTGATAAATAGAGAGCAGATTGTTCTTAATTATTAGTAAGATTTAAtctttatatgtttaattcaatgtTTAAAGGATGTATCTGTTAagtcatcttttatcaataacttatatgtaatttgttaaaaattAAAGTGTCTTAAAAATTGTTAATCAATAGCGATATACATGATGAAACTATACTAATTGAAAATTTATAGACAGCTAGTTAATAATATGCTTCAGATGAATTGTCAACATAGAATATGTGctccatcttttttcttttttgattccTTCAAACTCTTTCTTGAGCTATTTCTGGAGTTGCATGCATTTCTTGATTAGTGAAAGCAGCAAGCTCAAAAGTTGGAACGATTTCCGGAGATGCTTGACCGTGAGATGGTGTTTCTTGCTCTCCGTAGAATACAGAAGTTGCATCCGTCTGGTTGGTATAGCTGAAAGGACTTTCCGGCCAGTTGTTATTTGGTGAGGCATTCACTTCATGATCCGGAGCACCAGCGATCCTAGCTTCATGCCTACTGCTTTTTAAAGTATGAGAGCTAAGTTCTTTTTCATTGAAAATCTTGAATATGGTTCTAATCCTTTTCCACTTGGAAGCTCTTGAATCAGAGGACATCAAAACTTGCTTATGCTTGTGAAGGAAGGAAGTTGCAAATATGAGGAGAGCGAATACTGAAGCTACCCCAGCAATGAGAAAGAGGCCCCAAAAGCTCTCAAGGCCAAGACTATTGCTGTAAAATTTCTCGGTACTTGGATCTTTAcaattgttttctttcttcatcCATTCATCTTCAATGTTCATTATCTTCTCTCCTTCTGTCAAATTAAGGATTGCTTGTGAAACATCGGGTATAAGAGGAGAACCTTTCGGAAATATCTGTAAAGTTAACATGAAATGGAATCACATATGAGAAATCTTAGGAACTCTATAACTATAAGCCATACAAAACATGCAATTTTTAATAGTATGATGAAAGAGATCTTACGAAGCCAAAGCCATCAGTTTTAAATATAGGTCCAATCATGGTATACTTGGAACAATATTTTGCAACAAAAAGCTTCATATAGGGGGTTTCATGAACAATAGCAGCAATACCGCCATTTGCACTCCCCTTTGAAAGAGCTTCATCTATTTCTTCCATAGCTCCATAATCCTTAAGCCTGGAAGCATGAAAACCTTTTTGTCTCAAGAGATCATAAACAAAAGAACTCGTCATGTAGCCCACATTATCTCTATTCCTCAAAAGATCATCTATATCGGTAATAGTTGGTTGGAGTTGTTGGACTGTCAATAGTGATGCTAGACTAGCTGTATAGCTCTGTGTCACTATTAGTACAACGAATATCCATATAATCATCACAAATCTTGCCAAGTTGCTAACCACTTTCTCCCCTGTAAAACGAAATTAAAGAAGTGTACATACAAAGGTTGGAAAAGTAAGTATATATCAAATATGAACATAtgtttgatggagaaataaaataaaaacgaatTAGTAATTAGTATATGGATAATTACTTTGTGAGAAAACCATGGTTGAGAAAGAGAACCAGAAGCTTGTGCCAACTTGATGTGAGGGAGAACCACGAAAATCATCATTAATTCGATGTTCAAGCACCCAAATCACAAAACCAATAAAGATGAAAAAACACAAAGTTGTCATCCAAAGGTCCCATGTCAAAGGCTTTAAGAAAACCCATGCACTTTTGGTCCTCTTGTCTTGTATTGGCACAACCATCACTACACCAGATTCAGTATATGGCATAGTAAAGCCCACATACAATGACCTATTTGCTCTAATTGTTATATCTCCAACCACAGCATCAAACTTCTGTCAAGTAAgccaacaaaacaaaatgttgTTAAGCAATAAAAAGCTAATTAaattttgttgcttagtttcTTTCAACATAGGGTAAAGCAGAAATAAAAAATGCGAAAATAATAATGACGAAGTACTTTACCCCATCATGTACTTGATACACCAAATCATTGTATGTGCTTCCATTAGCAATTGCAAAGGGAACAAAATCATAAGGAAGTGCATATGGTAGGATCTCCAATACGGCTTTAAACACGTCAATACTGAATCCAGTGACGTCAACTGTATTAGTGCTTGTATTAGTTACTTTAACAAACTCTTGAAAACCTTCCCTCATAGGAACTCCTATTCTTAACTTGGTACCAATATTTATCGGGATCTCCCATCCTTTAGGAACTGATAATGACTCTCCAGGCCATATAATAGGTCTAAGATCGCACTTGGAAGTTGATTTTGTACCATTCCTTGTCGATTTCAACCGCTTTACTACCCTTCCATTTTCTGGTGTCCAGTATCCAACTGTTCTTGGTCCATAACCATTCACATTAACAATCTTAAAAGTTGATACCTGAAGTTGCCTATCAACAAGATTGAAGTCTCCAGCCATACCTTTGAAATTAATGATGGATAATGCATGAGAAAGTTTTGAGCCATAATGAGAGTTGAAGGAAGAAGCATTCCTCTTTTGGAATTTAAAACCTGCGTTGGCAACTTTCTCAACGGCCATGGCTACTGCAAAAGCAGCATCATATGCCCGCAATCCAAAAGCATCCAATTCAACATCAATGATTTTTGGATTGTCTTGTTGGAATTGCTTTTTCCACATTGATATGAATTGTCTAAGCTTCAATGTCCTTGGAATATAAGTTTCTACACCTAATAGGCCTTGCATCGAATCAAGGACTGAAGCCATAGACCTTAAATTATTTCCGATACTATTAGTTGTGATCCAAACAAAACCCTCACTCATCATTCCCATCTCTTTTGCCTTGGCAAATAACCGAGAGGAAAGATTAGGCATCATATGCACAATGAAGACTCGAGTCTGCATCGTCATCAACTTGTAAAGCTCTTTTTCAATCTGATCATCCGTGGCTAGTTCGTGAATTAGACTTCTGTAGGGGATATGAGCATCAACGTCTTGCAAGGCATCAATTAGAAAAGGTATGACTCCTTCCCCATACATGTTGTCTACGTAGATGGGCACAACTCGTCTCCATCCAAAGTTCTGAACAATACCACTTATAGCTTTCACTTGGTTCAAGTCATTTTGTGCAAATCGGAAAAAAAAGGAGCTCCTTGGTGAAGTAAGAGAAGGGCTTGTTGCAGAAAATGATATGATGGGTACATGAGCTTTCTCTCCAAGATTAACAACGAAACTTGCCTGCATGGACGACACCGGTCCTAGGATGACTTTCACTTCTACATTCTTTATTAGATCTAAAGCTGTGTTTTCAGTTcattgtaaagaaaaaaaatgtaattagtTTGATAAGTTTCAGAATTCATGTGTTCTTTACAATGGCTGAAAACCAAATGTAATTTAGGGTCTATATCGTACAGTTCTCTAACATTTGGTCTAGGACTGCCACTTGATTGGTTCATATCAGTTAAAGACATTACCAACTTCAAAgcaaaaaattttgattttgaaattgagCTACTAATAACCAGCAAAAAATTTTGGTATCTAATCGTTTCTACCAAATTCGATATTTCGGTATTACCAATTTATAACAAGTATTTCCTtaaaaattagaatgaacaatattaatttttttttaatattataaaTTGTTGTAAACTTTGTTCATCTAATTATTTGGTTATACCTTATTTTTGTACATTTGCCATAGATTTTTACCAATTTTAATAAAACTTGTTATATTAACCTTCTACCAAGTTACTCAATAATATATCACCTATTGTTTAAGCCGGTGAAATGTGGCTTATTTGTTAGCCAGCATAATTGACACCCGGAAGGTCACGGTGGGTggagataagaaaaaaaatatgactgattttttttttgtttaattagaGTATATTGTATTATTACTGTAGTAGGAGCAATAATGTTAACACTATTATAAAAATATTTATGTTTATATAATATTAATCTCTTAACACACGCTCACACGTGTTtcaattagtttttattttattttctattcatttcagaataattatttatttatttttaataattttttgttggataaactgttttcttttctccaacTGCAATTGCAGTCCAGAAAAGTTGCAGCTCCCAcatttttttctaatattttacaaTTTAACCATGTTAAGAGAATTTGCACAATATACTctaaaataatataattttaATAATCGGTACATTCGGTATTTATtaaaaccaaatcaaattttttcataattttttatttcaattttatttactttcattaacaaaaaattaattaactaaacctaaaacatcggttggtatttgATTAGTTTGATAATTACTAAACCAAAAGCATACCTAATTTGGCCTATATATTGGGTAGGCATTTGTAGATTATTGAATATATGCATATGTACGCATGTATACATATATCAtctatacagatcctatccagagcggagctccgctttgaaattaacatgtgaagttcgagtttttggtcacttttcagtcgcatatctacatctcgaccgttctgTTTTTAgttactagtgtatagatcatctctgcaaattttcagccaaaatgatgatcgttaaggcattgataactaccttaaagctagtatggtttaggttgacagattcagtccgtccattgatttaagcgagttagataccttaacgatcatcaatttagctgaaaatttgcagagatgatctatacactagtacctaaaaactgaacggttgagatgtggatatgcgaccgaaaagtgacatAAAACTCGAACTttacaagttaatttcaaagcggagctccgctctggataggatctgatcATCTATAATAGCTATATGCAAGAGGTTAGAAAAAGAATTGTTCAAAGAAAAAAGGCAGAGAGAGAAACCTGCGGCAGCTGCTCCAACCACATCTCCATTGGAGTTCCTGGTGTTCAAAACGAGCCTAGTCTTGTAGTCAGCATGGATGGCATAGAAATCCGAAAGCGCCATTTCGATGCAACTCAAGTACATTTTCCCACTCGGTTCATCAAGGTCTACAACAACTCCCACGTTCACTGGGATTATCGTTGTGCTTGCAGCTACCATGGTGGCGACCATGAAAATCcatgagaaaagaagaaggataGTTCTATTCTGATTCTCCATAGAGCTCATATATGATTCGAATTGCAAGGTCACTCGCTCCTATCAAATGTCAGGCTCCAGCATATTTATATAAGAATAACCAAGAAAGCTACGTCGATGAGGTTTCAGTTTCAGATGCGAAAGTCCTGGGAAATGAATGGTCAAACAAACTCATAATTTGATTAAACACTTCAATCCAATCTATACAATTGGACTGATCGAAGACTTATACTAGTCTCTCTTCGTTCAGACGCGTAAGAATTAAGTGTTtatgttttctctttttcttaacCTGCATGGCTATATTTCGATCATGACCAATGTGATCGTCAATCCTTCGTGTTGCTTGGGCTGCTTTGACATAGTAGTATATATACGACCAAATGTTCTATATAATACTCACGGATGTAATTTGTAGAAGTCCAAGTATGGAAGATGCATGGCAAATCGCTGTAGATATTATTCTCTTCGACTGAAATAGACATGCTGCATGCGCAAGGTGGCTTTCAACCTCTGAGTTGAGTAAGAAACCCAACTACTagatttttgttttattcataGATTTGGTCGCATGGTGATATTAATTCTTCGTATACTATTTCAAAGCCTTAGGGACAAAATTCAGTCAAACACGCTGAATGGAAATTCGGGTTTATTATAATCTTTGGGGAATGCTAGATACACACCCAGGGTGCGTCTGGGTCTAACACCACACTGCCATGTGTCATGTGACAGCAGAAAAGAAATccttaattaataaattttttttctctgtcaTTTTTGCCCTTCTGCTccattctctttcttcttcctcttctacgAATTCTTCCTCTCTCATCAAACCCATTAAAGCACCAGAGACCTGTAAAATTTAATTTGGAGACGATCACAAAATAGTAGGTTCTTGCTTTTAGATGCCCGAATCCTGGATTtgatgattttcaatttcacatattTATGTCATAACTTAAGCAGGATTCCACCAAATAAAACAAAGATTCATGTCCTATTTCGTCATGTATCCATAATCCATATCCTAATTCGACACTAGTCGTCGGACGTCATGGAGGCTGGGCTGGACTCTTCgaagtaggcctcatcaacgggccaggccgggccttactatatttttaaatagtagtgggccgggctttattgtaaatcaa
It encodes:
- the LOC112202552 gene encoding glutamate receptor 2.8 isoform X1, giving the protein MSSMENQNRTILLLFSWIFMVATMVAASTTIIPVNVGVVVDLDEPSGKMYLSCIEMALSDFYAIHADYKTRLVLNTRNSNGDVVGAAAAALDLIKNVEVKVILGPVSSMQASFVVNLGEKAHVPIISFSATSPSLTSPRSSFFFRFAQNDLNQVKAISGIVQNFGWRRVVPIYVDNMYGEGVIPFLIDALQDVDAHIPYRSLIHELATDDQIEKELYKLMTMQTRVFIVHMMPNLSSRLFAKAKEMGMMSEGFVWITTNSIGNNLRSMASVLDSMQGLLGVETYIPRTLKLRQFISMWKKQFQQDNPKIIDVELDAFGLRAYDAAFAVAMAVEKVANAGFKFQKRNASSFNSHYGSKLSHALSIINFKGMAGDFNLVDRQLQVSTFKIVNVNGYGPRTVGYWTPENGRVVKRLKSTRNGTKSTSKCDLRPIIWPGESLSVPKGWEIPINIGTKLRIGVPMREGFQEFVKVTNTSTNTVDVTGFSIDVFKAVLEILPYALPYDFVPFAIANGSTYNDLVYQVHDGKFDAVVGDITIRANRSLYVGFTMPYTESGVVMVVPIQDKRTKSAWVFLKPLTWDLWMTTLCFFIFIGFVIWVLEHRINDDFRGSPSHQVGTSFWFSFSTMVFSQREKVVSNLARFVMIIWIFVVLIVTQSYTASLASLLTVQQLQPTITDIDDLLRNRDNVGYMTSSFVYDLLRQKGFHASRLKDYGAMEEIDEALSKGSANGGIAAIVHETPYMKLFVAKYCSKYTMIGPIFKTDGFGFIFPKGSPLIPDVSQAILNLTEGEKIMNIEDEWMKKENNCKDPSTEKFYSNSLGLESFWGLFLIAGVASVFALLIFATSFLHKHKQVLMSSDSRASKWKRIRTIFKIFNEKELSSHTLKSSRHEARIAGAPDHEVNASPNNNWPESPFSYTNQTDATSVFYGEQETPSHGQASPEIVPTFELAAFTNQEMHATPEIAQERV
- the LOC112202552 gene encoding glutamate receptor 2.8 isoform X2, whose product is MSSMENQNRTILLLFSWIFMVATMVAASTTIIPVNVGVVVDLDEPSGKMYLSCIEMALSDFYAIHADYKTRLVLNTRNSNGDVVGAAAAALDLIKNVEVKVILGPVSSMQASFVVNLGEKAHVPIISFSATSPSLTSPRSSFFFRFAQNDLNQVKAISGIVQNFGWRRVVPIYVDNMYGEGVIPFLIDALQDVDAHIPYRSLIHELATDDQIEKELYKLMTMQTRVFIVHMMPNLSSRLFAKAKEMGMMSEGFVWITTNSIGNNLRSMASVLDSMQGLLGVETYIPRTLKLRQFISMWKKQFQQDNPKIIDVELDAFGLRAYDAAFAVAMAVEKVANAGFKFQKRNASSFNSHYGSKLSHALSIINFKGMAGDFNLVDRQLQVSTFKIVNVNGYGPRTVGYWTPENGRVVKRLKSTRNGTKSTSKCDLRPIIWPGESLSVPKGWEIPINIGTKLRIGVPMREGFQEFVKVTNTSTNTVDVTGFSIDVFKAVLEILPYALPYDFVPFAIANGSTYNDLVYQVHDGFDAVVGDITIRANRSLYVGFTMPYTESGVVMVVPIQDKRTKSAWVFLKPLTWDLWMTTLCFFIFIGFVIWVLEHRINDDFRGSPSHQVGTSFWFSFSTMVFSQREKVVSNLARFVMIIWIFVVLIVTQSYTASLASLLTVQQLQPTITDIDDLLRNRDNVGYMTSSFVYDLLRQKGFHASRLKDYGAMEEIDEALSKGSANGGIAAIVHETPYMKLFVAKYCSKYTMIGPIFKTDGFGFIFPKGSPLIPDVSQAILNLTEGEKIMNIEDEWMKKENNCKDPSTEKFYSNSLGLESFWGLFLIAGVASVFALLIFATSFLHKHKQVLMSSDSRASKWKRIRTIFKIFNEKELSSHTLKSSRHEARIAGAPDHEVNASPNNNWPESPFSYTNQTDATSVFYGEQETPSHGQASPEIVPTFELAAFTNQEMHATPEIAQERV